A region from the Leptotrichia sp. OH3620_COT-345 genome encodes:
- a CDS encoding 6-phospho-alpha-glucosidase, translating into MKKFSIVVAGGGSTFTPGIVLMLLENLEKFPIRQIKFYDNDKERQEIIAKACEILIKEKAPDIKFVYTVDPEEAFTDIDFVMAHIRVGKYAMREKDEKIPLKHGVVGQETCGPGGISYGMRSIGGVLELVDYMEKYSPNAWMLNYSNPAAIVAEATRRLRPDSKILNICDMPIGIELRMAEMLGLKSRKDMVIRYFGLNHFGWWTDIRDKEGNDLMPKLREQVEKVGYNVEIEGENTEASWSDTFTKAKDVCLLDKNTLPNTYLKYYYFPDYVVAHSNPNHTRANEVMEGREKFVFGECKAIAEKGTSAGTKLHVDDHASYIVDLARAIAYNTHERMLLIVENDGAVSNFDPTAMVEVPCIVGSNGPERICQGKIPQFQKGLMEQQVSVEKLVVEAWITGSYEKLWQAITLSRTVPSATVAKAILDDLIEANKGYWPELK; encoded by the coding sequence ATGAAAAAATTTTCAATTGTAGTTGCAGGGGGCGGTAGTACATTTACTCCGGGGATAGTACTTATGTTACTGGAAAATCTGGAAAAATTTCCAATAAGACAAATCAAGTTTTACGATAATGACAAGGAAAGACAGGAAATTATAGCTAAAGCCTGTGAGATACTTATAAAAGAAAAAGCTCCTGATATTAAATTTGTCTATACTGTAGATCCTGAAGAAGCATTTACAGATATAGATTTTGTTATGGCACATATAAGAGTCGGAAAATATGCCATGAGAGAAAAAGATGAAAAAATACCTTTAAAGCATGGAGTAGTGGGACAGGAGACATGCGGTCCGGGAGGAATATCATACGGAATGAGATCTATAGGAGGAGTGCTTGAACTGGTTGACTATATGGAAAAGTATTCTCCAAATGCATGGATGTTGAATTATTCCAACCCTGCCGCAATAGTTGCCGAAGCTACAAGAAGACTCAGACCTGACTCGAAAATATTAAATATATGTGATATGCCTATCGGAATTGAATTAAGAATGGCGGAAATGCTCGGATTAAAATCAAGAAAAGATATGGTAATAAGATATTTCGGATTGAACCATTTCGGGTGGTGGACAGATATAAGGGATAAAGAAGGAAATGACTTAATGCCGAAATTAAGAGAGCAAGTTGAAAAAGTAGGTTATAATGTAGAAATTGAAGGAGAAAATACTGAAGCAAGCTGGAGTGATACATTTACAAAAGCAAAAGATGTATGTTTACTTGATAAGAATACATTACCGAATACATATTTGAAATATTATTATTTCCCTGATTATGTAGTTGCCCATTCAAATCCTAATCATACAAGGGCAAATGAAGTAATGGAAGGAAGAGAGAAGTTTGTATTCGGTGAATGTAAAGCAATTGCTGAAAAAGGAACTTCTGCGGGAACAAAGCTTCATGTGGATGATCATGCTTCATATATAGTGGATTTGGCAAGGGCAATAGCGTATAATACTCATGAAAGAATGCTTCTTATAGTGGAGAATGACGGAGCAGTCTCAAACTTTGATCCGACTGCGATGGTTGAGGTTCCTTGTATAGTAGGTTCAAACGGTCCGGAAAGAATTTGTCAGGGGAAAATTCCTCAATTTCAGAAAGGACTTATGGAACAGCAGGTTTCAGTTGAAAAACTTGTAGTAGAAGCATGGATTACAGGTTCTTATGAAAAATTATGGCAAGCGATTACATTATCAAGAACTGTACCTAGTGCAACAGTGGCGAAAGCAATATTAGATGATTTGATAGAAGCTAATAAAGGATACTGGCCTGAACTTAAATAG
- a CDS encoding UTRA domain-containing protein encodes MSKYKEVYNDIKNKIKTGTINPGGFLKSESELAQEYSYSKDTIRKALSLLEVEGFIQKIKGKNSLVLEKTYLKNISLSSIQTFQELNKIKNLNVKTEVISLYIVQGIKELMKTFQVSEKADFYKVTRTYCLDGEVLSYDISYFDRKIVPFLNKKIAQKSIYEYIEKELKLKISHSRREIKFRHATPEEKKYIDLKDFNMVVIIETHAYLSNGSLFQYEITAHRPDKFTFSAIAKR; translated from the coding sequence ATGAGTAAATATAAGGAAGTATACAATGATATTAAAAATAAAATAAAAACCGGCACTATAAATCCCGGTGGTTTCCTAAAAAGCGAATCCGAATTAGCTCAGGAATACTCCTACTCCAAAGACACTATAAGAAAAGCTCTTTCTTTACTTGAAGTAGAAGGATTTATTCAGAAAATAAAAGGTAAAAATTCTCTCGTACTTGAAAAAACATATTTAAAAAATATATCACTTTCTTCTATACAAACTTTTCAGGAATTAAATAAAATCAAAAACCTGAATGTAAAAACAGAAGTAATCAGCTTATATATTGTTCAGGGAATCAAAGAATTAATGAAAACTTTTCAAGTATCTGAAAAAGCCGATTTTTATAAGGTAACCCGTACTTATTGTTTGGACGGAGAAGTTTTAAGTTACGATATTTCCTATTTTGACAGAAAAATCGTTCCTTTCCTGAATAAAAAAATTGCTCAGAAATCCATATATGAGTATATTGAAAAAGAATTAAAACTTAAAATATCTCATTCCCGTAGAGAAATCAAGTTCAGACATGCTACTCCTGAGGAAAAGAAATATATAGATTTAAAAGATTTCAATATGGTTGTCATCATTGAAACTCACGCTTATCTTTCAAACGGTTCTCTCTTTCAGTATGAAATTACCGCTCACCGTCCTGATAAGTTCACTTTTTCAGCTATAGCTAAAAGATGA
- a CDS encoding alpha-glucoside-specific PTS transporter subunit IIBC, translated as MLKKIQRFGGAMFTPVLFFAFAGLVVGLTSVFKNPGVMGSIANPDTQWFKFWQLIEEGGWTVFRQMPLLFAIGLPVSLAKKANARACLETFALYCTFNYFVNGFLTLWGFGVDFSQEVGGTSGLTTIAGIKTLDTSLIGAIVIAGIVVYLHDRFFDTKLPDFLGIFQGSVFVYIVGFIVMIPCALITVIVWPKIQLGIAALQGLLVASGVVGVWIYTFLERILIPTGLHHFIYGPFIFGPAVVENGITAYWTQHIQEFSSSMESLKVLFPQGGFALHGNSKIFGCTGIALALYVTAKPSKKKIVAGLLIPAVLTAVVSGITEPLEFTFLFIAPVLFAVHSILAATMAAVMYAFGVVGNFGGGLLDFLFQNWIPMFKNHSGMMFTQIAIGFVFTAIYFFVFKFLIEKMNLATPGREEEEAETKLYTKADYKAKKSGESSDNDMYMDQAIIILEALGGKENIEDLNNCATRLRVSVKDEKLLHPDSVFKQAGAHGVVKKGKAIQVIIGLSVPQVRDRVEELIKK; from the coding sequence ATGTTGAAAAAAATTCAGCGTTTTGGAGGAGCAATGTTTACTCCTGTACTATTTTTTGCATTCGCGGGATTAGTAGTGGGGCTGACTTCAGTATTTAAAAATCCGGGAGTAATGGGGAGCATTGCAAATCCGGACACCCAATGGTTTAAATTCTGGCAGCTCATAGAAGAAGGGGGTTGGACAGTATTCAGACAGATGCCTTTATTATTTGCAATAGGCTTACCTGTAAGTTTGGCAAAAAAAGCAAATGCAAGAGCATGTCTGGAAACATTCGCTCTTTATTGTACATTTAATTATTTTGTAAACGGTTTTCTGACTTTATGGGGATTCGGAGTGGATTTTAGTCAGGAAGTTGGAGGAACAAGCGGACTTACAACGATTGCAGGTATAAAAACTCTTGATACAAGTTTGATTGGAGCAATTGTAATTGCAGGAATAGTTGTTTATCTTCATGACAGATTCTTTGACACAAAACTACCTGATTTTCTGGGAATATTTCAAGGTTCGGTATTTGTATATATTGTAGGATTTATAGTAATGATACCTTGTGCCTTGATAACTGTTATAGTATGGCCTAAAATACAGTTAGGTATAGCTGCATTACAAGGATTGCTTGTAGCTTCAGGAGTTGTAGGAGTATGGATTTATACATTTCTTGAAAGAATACTTATACCTACAGGACTTCATCATTTTATTTACGGGCCGTTCATATTTGGACCGGCAGTTGTTGAAAATGGGATAACTGCTTATTGGACACAACATATACAAGAATTTTCTTCAAGCATGGAATCTTTAAAGGTATTATTTCCACAGGGAGGATTTGCTCTTCACGGAAATTCCAAAATATTCGGTTGTACAGGGATAGCATTGGCATTGTATGTAACTGCCAAACCGAGCAAGAAAAAAATAGTTGCAGGGCTTCTTATACCGGCAGTACTCACAGCGGTAGTTTCAGGTATAACTGAACCTCTTGAATTTACATTTTTGTTTATAGCGCCTGTATTGTTTGCAGTTCATTCAATATTGGCGGCAACAATGGCTGCAGTTATGTATGCTTTCGGAGTTGTCGGAAATTTCGGGGGAGGATTACTGGATTTTCTTTTCCAAAACTGGATACCGATGTTTAAAAATCATAGCGGTATGATGTTTACACAGATCGCAATAGGTTTTGTATTTACAGCTATATATTTCTTTGTATTCAAATTTCTCATTGAAAAAATGAATCTGGCTACACCGGGAAGGGAAGAGGAGGAAGCTGAAACTAAACTGTACACTAAAGCTGATTATAAAGCGAAAAAAAGTGGAGAAAGTTCTGATAATGATATGTATATGGATCAGGCAATTATAATACTTGAAGCTCTCGGCGGAAAAGAGAATATAGAAGATCTGAATAACTGTGCTACAAGATTGAGAGTAAGTGTGAAAGATGAAAAGTTACTTCACCCGGATTCTGTATTTAAACAGGCCGGAGCACACGGAGTAGTAAAAAAAGGAAAAGCTATACAAGTAATAATAGGTCTGTCTGTTCCACAGGTAAGAGACAGAGTGGAAGAACTTATAAAAAAATAA
- a CDS encoding replication initiation protein, translated as MKDIYFSQSIINTVKNDINIDFSKKITKRERLFLKLLFFKIISNPKSLNKLEIELNEMVSTLGLSSIEEFQSFLKKLTEKHILFDISTKSGKYSGIFALISSFILSMNFCQIFFTEEFKYCFSNKKNIFSLLEIEKFIFMEDAFSFNLYSNIIKMSDNKKEFTLPLSSLKVYLNSTDKYKRFFDFEKHILKKAVFDINTFTDFHIKYRKIKSGIKASNKIVSINFTIRKSKQIPILYDDTIYKMLELVKDRVENPEEIYNLFLLYSLKRGHKYVYDNIDYLKNNSSENFEKKLKRALLLDLAANKLKLYVNINETVKSPAMLHNILMQNINFIKTYYPKIDILQYTTGSLNLKNIRFFKDQDVFEFSNDELELYIKYHSNKKSVIKIYLPDNIIKKIKKARQNNENTHS; from the coding sequence TTGAAAGATATATATTTCTCTCAAAGTATTATAAACACTGTAAAAAATGATATAAATATTGATTTTTCAAAAAAAATAACAAAAAGAGAAAGATTATTTCTAAAACTGCTTTTTTTTAAAATTATTTCCAATCCGAAATCTTTAAATAAATTAGAAATAGAGCTGAATGAAATGGTATCGACTTTAGGACTTTCTTCTATAGAAGAGTTCCAAAGTTTCTTGAAAAAACTGACAGAAAAACATATTCTTTTTGATATATCCACTAAATCGGGAAAATATTCAGGAATTTTTGCTTTAATTTCTTCTTTTATTTTAAGTATGAATTTCTGTCAGATTTTCTTTACTGAAGAATTCAAATATTGTTTTTCCAATAAAAAAAATATATTTTCCCTATTAGAAATTGAAAAATTCATATTTATGGAAGACGCATTTTCTTTCAATCTTTACAGCAATATAATAAAAATGTCCGACAATAAGAAGGAATTTACACTACCCTTAAGTTCTTTAAAAGTATATCTGAACTCTACAGATAAATATAAACGATTTTTTGACTTTGAAAAACATATTTTGAAAAAAGCTGTTTTTGATATTAATACTTTTACAGATTTTCATATTAAATATAGAAAGATAAAATCAGGAATAAAAGCAAGTAATAAAATTGTATCTATTAACTTTACAATAAGGAAATCCAAACAGATTCCTATTCTGTATGATGATACAATTTACAAAATGCTCGAACTTGTAAAGGACAGAGTGGAAAATCCTGAAGAAATTTATAATCTTTTCCTGCTTTACTCTTTGAAAAGAGGACATAAATATGTATATGATAACATAGATTACCTAAAAAACAATTCTTCTGAAAACTTTGAAAAAAAACTGAAAAGAGCTCTACTCCTTGATCTTGCTGCAAACAAGCTTAAACTTTATGTAAATATAAATGAAACTGTAAAATCTCCTGCAATGTTACACAACATACTTATGCAAAATATAAACTTTATTAAAACATATTATCCTAAAATAGACATACTCCAATATACTACAGGCTCACTGAACTTGAAAAATATACGCTTTTTCAAAGATCAGGATGTTTTTGAATTTTCCAATGATGAGCTGGAATTATATATTAAATATCATTCAAATAAAAAATCCGTTATCAAAATTTATCTTCCTGATAACATTATTAAAAAAATTAAGAAAGCGAGGCAAAATAATGAGAATACTCATAGTTGA
- a CDS encoding response regulator transcription factor, which yields MRILIVEDEKNLNDIIVKKLKTEHYGVDSCFDGKSALEYILSVEYDAIILDIMLPKMNGFEVLKKVRSENIKTPVLLLTARDSIEDRVKGLDHGADDYLVKPFSFDELLARIRVMLRRTSDNANNIFTLADLTINLDSRSVIRNNTSIKLSAREFTILEYMIRNKEKVLSREKIEQHVWNYDYEGGTNVIDVYIRYLRKKIDDGFTPKLIHTVRGIGYILKEGNE from the coding sequence ATGAGAATACTCATAGTTGAAGATGAAAAGAACTTAAATGATATTATTGTAAAAAAATTGAAAACGGAACATTACGGAGTAGATAGCTGTTTTGACGGTAAAAGTGCTCTCGAATATATTTTATCCGTTGAATATGATGCAATTATTCTGGATATTATGCTCCCTAAAATGAACGGCTTTGAAGTCCTGAAGAAAGTCCGTTCTGAAAATATTAAAACTCCTGTACTTCTTTTAACTGCACGTGATAGTATTGAAGATAGGGTAAAAGGGCTTGATCACGGAGCTGACGATTATCTTGTAAAACCCTTTTCCTTTGATGAATTGTTGGCACGTATACGTGTCATGTTAAGGCGTACTTCCGACAATGCCAATAATATCTTTACTTTGGCGGATCTAACTATAAATCTGGATTCAAGAAGTGTTATAAGAAATAATACTTCAATTAAACTTTCTGCTCGTGAATTTACAATTCTTGAATATATGATAAGAAATAAGGAAAAAGTACTGTCAAGAGAGAAAATTGAACAGCATGTATGGAACTATGACTATGAAGGAGGAACAAACGTAATAGATGTATATATAAGATACCTGAGAAAAAAAATAGATGATGGTTTTACTCCAAAACTCATACACACAGTCAGAGGAATCGGGTATATATTAAAGGAGGGAAATGAATAA
- a CDS encoding cell wall metabolism sensor histidine kinase WalK produces MNKLSIKLKITFWYMSLMTGLVIIFLGIIFYISENIIRNSVYNTLKQTVNNAAQEIDFYGDGLEIDADLQIFNNNIYISIYDDSGFIYGNYPLNFKDEKIFSHNVIKSIKYKNEKWYIYELKKNYESYGNIWIRGVTPASESEGVLEIIIFISLVILPFFLIFAAINGYIITKNAFKPIEKIRNAAEKINEGNDLSQRINIGQGNDEIYSLANTFDTMFDRLQNSFENEVQFTSDVSHELRTPISVIISQSEYGVEYSDSLNETKKILNIILKEAQKMSNLISRLLTLARIDRGHQKLNPENINVSELAEIVIDSQKNEAKKKNITITGKIIPDLYMTVDEMMIMRVFINLLSNAVSYGKENGNIIVELFQNNGSLIGKITDDGIGISHENIDKIWMRFFQVDTSRTGDNIGLGLSMVKRIIEAHKGKISVQSELGKGSVFTFEIPLNIEIKSKN; encoded by the coding sequence ATGAATAAACTGTCTATTAAATTGAAAATAACTTTCTGGTATATGAGCCTGATGACAGGTCTTGTAATAATATTTCTCGGAATTATTTTCTATATAAGTGAAAATATTATACGAAATTCCGTATATAATACTCTAAAACAGACTGTCAATAATGCCGCTCAGGAAATTGATTTTTATGGAGATGGTCTTGAAATAGATGCAGACCTTCAAATATTTAATAACAATATTTATATATCAATTTACGATGACTCGGGTTTTATTTATGGAAACTATCCTTTGAATTTTAAAGATGAAAAAATATTTTCCCATAATGTTATAAAGTCTATAAAATATAAAAATGAAAAATGGTATATTTATGAACTTAAAAAAAATTATGAAAGTTACGGAAATATATGGATAAGAGGAGTGACTCCCGCTTCCGAATCCGAAGGAGTACTTGAAATTATAATTTTTATTTCCCTTGTAATTTTACCCTTTTTCCTTATATTTGCAGCAATAAACGGCTATATAATAACTAAAAATGCTTTCAAACCTATTGAAAAAATAAGAAATGCGGCAGAAAAAATAAATGAAGGAAATGATTTATCCCAAAGAATAAATATCGGACAGGGAAATGACGAAATTTATTCTTTAGCAAATACTTTTGACACAATGTTTGACCGTCTGCAAAATTCTTTTGAAAATGAAGTTCAGTTTACTTCAGACGTTTCTCACGAATTAAGAACTCCTATATCAGTTATTATTTCTCAATCTGAATACGGAGTTGAATATTCGGATTCTCTGAATGAAACTAAAAAAATTTTAAATATAATCTTGAAAGAAGCCCAAAAAATGTCTAATCTTATTTCCAGACTTTTAACTTTGGCAAGGATAGATAGAGGACATCAAAAACTTAATCCGGAAAATATAAATGTAAGTGAACTTGCTGAAATTGTGATTGATTCTCAAAAAAATGAAGCAAAAAAGAAAAATATTACAATTACCGGAAAAATAATTCCCGACTTATATATGACAGTCGATGAAATGATGATTATGAGAGTATTTATAAACCTTCTCTCAAATGCTGTTTCTTACGGAAAAGAAAATGGAAATATTATTGTAGAACTGTTTCAGAATAATGGCAGCCTCATAGGAAAAATAACTGATGACGGAATAGGTATTTCTCATGAAAATATAGATAAAATATGGATGAGATTTTTTCAGGTTGATACCTCCCGTACAGGGGATAATATAGGATTGGGATTATCAATGGTAAAACGGATTATAGAAGCACATAAAGGAAAAATTTCGGTACAAAGTGAACTTGGAAAAGGAAGTGTATTTACATTTGAAATACCTTTAAATATTGAAATTAAATCGAAAAATTAA
- a CDS encoding PepSY domain-containing protein, whose translation MRKKILKITLLGMMLLSLLTFGNKNTKSMYSNFSTKTQSNYIGESKAKSIALARVPGAKNRHIVKLHLDREDGRVVYEGKIIYNGVEYEFDIDAVTGKVISWDVDRD comes from the coding sequence ATGAGAAAAAAAATATTAAAAATAACATTATTAGGAATGATGCTACTCTCTCTTTTAACATTCGGAAATAAAAATACAAAGTCAATGTATTCAAATTTTTCCACTAAAACTCAGAGTAACTACATAGGAGAAAGTAAAGCAAAATCAATAGCACTTGCAAGAGTTCCGGGAGCTAAAAATCGTCATATCGTAAAACTGCATCTTGACCGTGAAGATGGAAGAGTCGTTTATGAAGGAAAAATAATTTATAACGGGGTTGAATATGAATTTGATATTGATGCGGTTACAGGAAAAGTTATAAGTTGGGATGTAGACAGAGATTAA
- a CDS encoding PepSY domain-containing protein, whose amino-acid sequence MKNKVLMMILLGIVISGTAVFAAGTKKSTTKTRKTTVKKRREPQNTKIKYKKATNTAPQITFVKAEEIVLTHAGLDKETANVTKILMEQRDKVLVYKIVFHSDSNDYNYLISSNGGKILNYSQMSRDYLISNKDFIGNEKVSEIILGKIEGAKSSDIYEIRIENENDLPIYKGRAIYNGKDYRFTIDALKGNILKSEEAVFSSF is encoded by the coding sequence ATGAAAAACAAAGTTTTAATGATGATACTTCTTGGTATTGTCATATCGGGAACTGCCGTTTTTGCAGCAGGAACAAAAAAAAGTACTACCAAAACAAGGAAAACCACTGTGAAAAAAAGACGTGAACCTCAAAACACAAAAATAAAATATAAAAAAGCAACTAATACAGCTCCTCAAATTACTTTTGTAAAAGCTGAAGAAATAGTTCTCACTCATGCAGGATTGGATAAAGAAACTGCAAATGTCACAAAAATTTTAATGGAACAACGTGATAAAGTACTTGTTTATAAAATAGTCTTCCATTCAGACAGTAATGATTATAACTATCTTATAAGTTCAAATGGAGGAAAGATACTGAATTATTCTCAAATGAGCAGAGATTACCTTATATCAAACAAGGACTTTATAGGAAACGAAAAAGTTTCAGAAATTATTTTAGGGAAAATAGAAGGAGCTAAAAGTTCCGATATATACGAAATAAGAATAGAAAATGAAAATGATTTACCTATATATAAAGGACGTGCAATTTATAACGGAAAAGATTACAGATTCACTATTGATGCTTTAAAAGGAAATATTTTAAAATCAGAAGAAGCTGTATTCAGTTCTTTTTAA
- a CDS encoding PepSY domain-containing protein, which produces MKKNFLSTGLLAILILGVIIYTNIYADSYKENKVRFSNADIKISVEKAKKIALSHSKVAEKDARISKIKLDRENKKLVYEIQFYTDKKKYDYDVDANTGEILSYSHKNLRNTDKLYSSKKMSSHLEMSEKNYIGEEKAKEIALSKIPGAKKSHIVKLHLDREKGKIVYEGKIIYNYTEYEFDIDAVTGEILTWEVDRD; this is translated from the coding sequence ATGAAAAAAAATTTTTTAAGTACAGGATTGCTCGCAATACTTATATTGGGGGTAATTATATACACGAACATTTATGCAGACAGCTACAAAGAAAATAAAGTAAGATTTTCTAATGCAGATATAAAGATTTCTGTAGAAAAAGCAAAAAAAATTGCTCTTTCCCATTCAAAAGTAGCCGAAAAAGATGCAAGAATTTCAAAAATAAAGTTAGATAGAGAAAACAAAAAACTTGTTTATGAAATTCAATTTTACACTGACAAAAAAAAATATGATTATGATGTTGATGCGAATACAGGTGAAATATTAAGTTATAGTCATAAAAACTTAAGAAATACTGATAAACTGTATTCTTCAAAAAAAATGAGCAGTCATTTGGAAATGAGTGAAAAAAACTATATTGGAGAAGAAAAAGCTAAAGAAATCGCTTTATCAAAAATTCCGGGAGCAAAAAAAAGCCATATAGTAAAACTACATCTTGATCGTGAAAAAGGTAAAATTGTCTATGAGGGAAAAATAATTTATAATTATACTGAATATGAGTTTGATATTGATGCCGTTACAGGTGAAATATTAACTTGGGAAGTAGATAGAGATTAA
- a CDS encoding NCS2 family permease encodes MINPRERNLKGIYRVFPLLAEKNVDMKKEILAGLTTFLTMAYIIAVNPNILSKTGMDAGALVTATCLAAAIGCFLMGFIADLPFALASGMGLNAFFAFTVVLKGKISWETALTAVLIEGVIFIFLTLFKIREAVVNSIPINIKHAVTGGIGVFIAFIGFSGCGLIVANEATKISMGQMTPAVGIAAIGLFIIAILDKKRIRGSILYGIAVSSLIAWIYAFINPQAAADLQIYLPKGIFKFESIAPIAGKIDFSIFFDLKNIGNFFVIVCTFLFVDFFDTLGTLIGVCSKANMLDEDGKVPNVGRALLADSLGTTVGALLGVSTVTTYVESSMGVMAGGRTGWTAVTTGVLFLVAMFFSPIFISIPACATAPALIYVGYLMLSSLKEIDLHDVTEGLPAFITITTMALTYSIGDGLTLGILSYVLINLFYNIFAKKDEKRSVSMIMVILGVLFLIKLIFM; translated from the coding sequence AAAAAATGTAGACATGAAAAAGGAAATTCTTGCCGGATTGACTACATTTCTTACAATGGCTTATATCATAGCTGTTAATCCGAATATTCTTTCTAAAACAGGGATGGATGCGGGAGCACTTGTTACGGCGACTTGCCTTGCAGCGGCAATAGGATGTTTTTTAATGGGGTTTATAGCGGATTTACCTTTTGCACTAGCTTCAGGAATGGGACTTAATGCTTTTTTTGCCTTTACTGTAGTATTGAAAGGAAAAATAAGTTGGGAGACGGCATTGACAGCTGTCCTAATAGAAGGAGTGATCTTTATATTCCTTACTCTATTTAAAATACGTGAAGCTGTAGTAAATTCTATTCCTATAAATATAAAACATGCTGTTACCGGAGGAATAGGAGTATTTATTGCTTTTATAGGATTTTCAGGTTGCGGTTTGATAGTAGCAAATGAAGCTACAAAAATAAGCATGGGTCAAATGACTCCGGCAGTAGGAATTGCGGCAATAGGATTATTCATAATAGCAATACTGGATAAAAAAAGAATAAGAGGTTCTATATTATACGGGATAGCAGTGAGCTCCCTTATTGCATGGATATATGCGTTTATTAATCCACAAGCGGCAGCTGACTTACAGATTTATCTTCCGAAAGGAATATTTAAGTTTGAATCTATAGCACCTATTGCCGGAAAAATAGATTTTTCAATATTTTTCGATCTTAAAAATATTGGAAACTTTTTTGTAATAGTATGCACATTTTTATTTGTAGATTTTTTTGATACGCTGGGAACACTTATAGGAGTATGTTCAAAGGCCAATATGCTTGATGAAGATGGAAAAGTGCCTAATGTGGGGAGAGCTCTTCTTGCTGATTCTTTAGGGACAACAGTAGGAGCATTATTGGGAGTTTCGACAGTTACAACTTATGTAGAAAGCTCAATGGGAGTAATGGCAGGAGGAAGAACAGGCTGGACGGCTGTTACAACGGGAGTTCTGTTTCTTGTTGCAATGTTTTTTTCACCTATATTTATTTCAATACCGGCCTGTGCAACAGCACCTGCTCTTATATATGTAGGATATCTTATGTTAAGTTCGTTAAAGGAGATAGATTTGCATGATGTAACTGAAGGTCTTCCTGCATTTATAACTATAACTACAATGGCTTTAACTTACAGCATAGGTGACGGACTTACTTTAGGAATATTGTCTTATGTATTAATAAATCTTTTCTATAATATATTTGCAAAAAAAGATGAAAAGAGAAGTGTATCAATGATTATGGTAATATTAGGAGTATTATTTTTAATCAAACTTATATTTATGTAA